The genomic window GACATCTCCCGGGAAAGCATCAAAATGACCGCCTCCATCATGAGAGTAAACCCGCTCCCCGCCCTGGCCCAAGGAACCTCCACCAGCCGAACTCCATGCTCCGGACAGTCGATCCGAGGAACCCGAGCGATCAACTCGGTCCGGTACTGCCAGAAGTTCATGTGCCTCCACCGCTTCTCCACCGTATCGTGTACGGGGGAAGCTCTTCGACATTCCGGACAGGGAAACCGATGACCTTGCTGAAAATCGAGCCAGATCTTCAGAGTGTGCTCCTTCGCGGAGAGCTCACTCCGGCTCACCTTCCATTCCGAACCCAGTTGCAGCGCCGCAGCAAAAAGCTTGTTCGCATCCATCCCGCAAGCATCAACCAGGCAGCCCGGTCTGGCAATCCGCCGTCAAGGAGGATCGACGAAGTCGAAGTGTCCTTGACGGCTTCCTCTCTCCCCAAAAATCCGTCGAAGACGGATGGCAAGAACCCCGCTTCTTGCCATCCCTTAACCGAAATCCGCTCCCCCCTTACCCACTCAATTCAGCGAGGAGCCAAAAAACTTCTTGCTCGGTCATGCTTATCTCACACGGCGAACCTGATGGGTGGTGGCAGGTCTGGCTTCTGATCCGGCCTTGTGGCACCGACCCAAGCAGAATCACGAGGCTGTGAACAGTGCCCGCCAACATCCTGAACCTCCCGCAGTACCGGGTGCTGCGGGTTGAGGAATCTGACCATGACTACCACGTCACCGCTGAGCCGGTGGACGTGACCTCGGCCTGCCCGCACTGCGAGTCCGACCGGCTGATCTCTTGGGGCACCCGCGAGCAGGTGTTCAAGGATTTGCCCATGCACGGCAAGCGTGTAGGCATCTACATCGACACCAAGCGGCTGCGCTGCCAAGCCTGCGGCAAGACGTTCTCGCAGGCGCTGCCGATGCTGGCCGAGAACAGGATGATGACCGACCGGCTGGTGAAGTGGATCGGGCAACAAGCCTTGAAGCGCACCTTCACCTCGCTGGCCGATGAAACCGGCGTGGTCGAAGGAACGATCCGCAACATCTTCCGCGACTACATCAACGAGCTTGAGCAGACCGTCCGCTTCGAGACGCCGAAGTGGATGGGGATCGACGGACTCCACATCATCAACAAGCCGCGCTGCGTCGTCTCGAACATCCAGAGCAACACCATCGTGGACATGCTCCACAACCGAAACAAGGACACGGTGGCGAAGTGCCTGTTCCAGATGCCGAACCGGGACAAGGTTCAATACGTGGCGATGGACATGTGGACGCCCCACCGCGACGCGGTGAGCGCGGTACTGCCAGATGCCACCATCGTCATCGACAAGTTCCACGTCGTTAGGATGGCGAACGACGCGATGGAGAAAGCACGCAAGGGACTGCGTGCCGAACTGACGCTGAAACAGAAGCGCGGTCTGATGCACGACCGCTGCGTCATGCTCAAGCGCGAGCGCGACCTGAACGACGAAGAGCGCGTGAACCTCGATGGCTGGGCGAAGAACTACCCGGCCTTGGGAGAGGCATACAGCCTCAAGGAAGGCTTCTGCGGCATCTATGAGGCCGGGACGCCAGAGGAAGCCTTGCGGCGCTACGAGGCGTGGTACAGGGCTATCTCGACCGAAATCGGGCCATACTTCGCCGACCTGATCCGTGCCTTCACCAACTGGCAGCCCTTCATCCTAAACTACTTCGAGCATCCGGTGACGAATGCCTACAGGGAATCG from Methylacidimicrobium sp. B4 includes these protein-coding regions:
- a CDS encoding ISL3 family transposase translates to MPANILNLPQYRVLRVEESDHDYHVTAEPVDVTSACPHCESDRLISWGTREQVFKDLPMHGKRVGIYIDTKRLRCQACGKTFSQALPMLAENRMMTDRLVKWIGQQALKRTFTSLADETGVVEGTIRNIFRDYINELEQTVRFETPKWMGIDGLHIINKPRCVVSNIQSNTIVDMLHNRNKDTVAKCLFQMPNRDKVQYVAMDMWTPHRDAVSAVLPDATIVIDKFHVVRMANDAMEKARKGLRAELTLKQKRGLMHDRCVMLKRERDLNDEERVNLDGWAKNYPALGEAYSLKEGFCGIYEAGTPEEALRRYEAWYRAISTEIGPYFADLIRAFTNWQPFILNYFEHPVTNAYRESLNSLIRVMNRLGRGYSFEALRAKILFTEGIHSNKQKRPRFERKREPELVEMGYRLPDDAIGYGLPVMERVHPMRAPEAYDPHKHAKREKNYGADIATLIRMIEAGEL